From the Anguilla rostrata isolate EN2019 chromosome 12, ASM1855537v3, whole genome shotgun sequence genome, the window AGCCGTAAATCTCGTTCTCCACCCACCCCGCCTCGCGGTAgggcctgccccgcccctggcAGGGCTCGTAGATGTCGTTGGTGACGAAGCCGCTCTCCGAGCGCTGGCTCACGGGGTTGTCGTAGTCGTGGCAGAGCGCTtcgggggaggggcggcggaACGACGTGCTCCTGGCGTCGGGGCGCGTGCCGGCCAGGTCTGTGTGGTGCTGCCGGCCGATCACCTGGTACACGTCCTggctgggggggctgctgcACCCCCCCTCCGGCACACAGAACCGTGTGTCCTTAGGGCAGGCGCTCGCTTGCTCCTTtctcctgcaaacacacacacacacacacacacacacacacacaagcgtaaacacacacacacacacacacacacacataagcgtatgcacacacacacacacgagcgtgcacacacacacacacacacacgagcgcatgcacacacacacacacacgtgtgcgagcacacacacacacgagcgcgcgcacacacacacacaggcgtgagtgaacacatgtacacacacgcacacacgtgcgtgaacacacacatacacacaaacacgcagccTCAGTACTGTCACCTGTAGATCAGGGTGTTTACCTTCGAGCGATGAGTTTAAAGCAGAGCACCGCTGAGGTCACCAGCAGCAACACCGCAAGGGGAATTGTAGGAAGAACTATGTAGGTGATGTTCAGGGCGTTATCTGAaatgcatacgtacacacacacacagacagacacacacacacgttatatgaaacacacacagacacagaagtgTTCTctgaagcgcacacacacgcgtgtgttatatgaaacacacagacacagaggaggagacCAGAAGCTGTAGAACTCCTCGGACTCCCGACGGATGAAGCGATGGCAGGAATGGGGGATCTACTCTGTGCTCCTGCTCAGGCTTGTGCAGAGTAAGTAATGTATTCCACCCTTTCACATCTCCACTTCAGCAAGGTTTCACAgaaaaccaatcagattaaataAAGCAAACCATCCATGAGGGACAAAATGCCCTTCATTTGGTTACTGAGCTGTAATGGTAAAATCGTTTGCAATGTCATCAACCTGGGTAGTGTTTGCCTTTGTCTAGGTGACCTTCACTCTTCTTctgatttttaaatcaaagataAAGAGAGACTTCATCTTACTTGCGGATTCAGACACCACTACTTTCTTCTCGTCCTCCAGTGTGTCTGGCGGAAAGTTTGGCCTCAAAGATATATTTGGGGCATCtagaaagaaaaatgatattATTCCTTTCATTTTACGCTTCACGGTTAAGGTCAATTCAATTTCACTTCAGCtcattcaggaaattaattgaaattaaaaacctTATTGAACCTTATGGGCATGTTTAAATCCATGGACACAACTACTTCAGTTCTCAGGTTGAACATTTTATTCACATAGAGTGACCTGGTGACATTGAGAGAGATTCGGAGATCGGAAAGTGAGGCTTCATGAAACCAAAACTGGGTGGAGCCAATATATGCACTCAGTACCTCACTGATTTGAATCAATTCCTGCATTTAGCTGTGAGgagcaaatacattttgattggcttatACGAGTCAGGGACTGAAAGCCCATTCTAGCCCCATGCATTATGGGGGTTCACGAAAGCTGTCAGTCACTCCCTGAGAATCCAGTTTAGTTGCCTAGTGCATAGTGAAGCGggtgcatgtgagtgaatggagtGATTTAACTGAGCTAAAGGGAGGCGACCCTGTGGACGCACAAGAGCCAAATTTAAAGACGCAGTGGAACAATCTATAGTTCCCTGTAATTCACAGGAAAGTGCATCTAAACTCCAGGGTTGGAGGGGGAGATAAGAAAGCCCATACCGACAGACTCGTACTGATACAGCTCATACTGTTACAGGGCCAGGAAAGTAAGCAGCCTATTTGTGAGTGATTTCCTGCCCTCCCCTGGAAACTTTTATTTGGACTTAGCTGAGCCTTTTGGTGTGAAGGCTCTccaaagtaaaaacaaagaaggaaaaagatGACGAAGGCCTACACTCTTACATAACTGTCTCCAGTCTTTTCTCCTATGATTTCCTACCATTCACCATTACAGTTAAAACAGCTATGTCAGTGCACTGCTCCCTCTGTGCCTGCAGTGTGAGCATGAGGGACTTTGCTCTAAAGggacattaaaactgaaaagagaTTGAGTAAACATAACATAGcaaaacataacatagcataatgacgagaacaggccattcagcccaacaatgctcgccatttctGGGTCAATTCTCAAACTCGATTAGGTGGGCAGATGacacattccacacacattACTGACAACACGCGTCTCATTCACACAGGCCCTCAGAGACCGGAAAGATCTGTTTATTTTGATTACACCCTCTAGGCCACTAGGGGGCCTAATTCATGTCTATGAACTGGGGTAATTGAACCCATCTGGATTTCAGATTACAGAGATTCATATGAACAGGAGAgtgacaaaatacaaaacttaCAATCAACTGAAAATTTACCTAAAactatttgaataaataaatgtggacaaTCAATCATCACTTAATTATTTTACAGTCCCCgcttcttcctttctttcttttatttataaagtgctTAAAGAGGCAGGTGTTGGAAACTAGCCTTGGCTAAGAATGTTATAATGCAATGCATCTGCGAACTCAATTTCTGAGTGAATCAATATTAATTTGTCACTATGAATTGAACAAATCAATTGATCAATAGGATCACAGACTACTGAGCTTTGTATGAATGAGTAATAAAAATAGCACTGATCTCATCAGTTACTATACAATAAACATATAAGTATAATGTACACCTGCCGTTAGGTTGTTTTAGGAAATTAACTTGCCAAAGTTCTACTTAACGTTGTCAGAGGTGTGcacttacctgtgtgtgtcccaTTGGCTGCTGTGGTGGAAACAGGGAGCTTTTCTGAAATGAGAATACAATATACTGCATTAACTTGTGCTGTACATATCAGTGCTTAATGTGGGGTGAAAATGTCTATTGACTTGATGAAACTACTGCATAGGGATTAGGGATGTATCCaaatccgaatactgtattcgggaaagcacaaataatgcgatggaaacgaATATTTCTTatacccgaagttgctcgttattatttggattcgggggaaaaaaaagtccgTTCCATGTCGAGTTCTTATAGCCTCTGTCTAACGttacacgggcagagagagagagagtatctgGAACTCCGGCACATAGCAGTTGCCTcgtgacggcgaacctatcataaagctagctggcatccaaaacccgtttcagagggtcttagaaagacgttatgtctacactgcgcgaccacaccatttaaaaagcaagacagtgctagggagacaAATTTGATTGAcatatggtttcatgcagttttattaaataatgtaatgacaaaaaatgtatggtatACATGGTATAaactaattgtatggtataaaacgagaattgtatggtataaaacaatttttcttgatagaatcattgttttcatagaattaatgaCCAGAGGTTTTAGCTTAACTACGGTGCAAaaagaactaccaaccagagttctGCTTGACAACAGTGAAACAATATGCCCAAATgcccgcggaagaatatttcactttcagctgattaaatctataaaaatcaataaatataaaagtagaaccatatagtcattgttggtaacccgttgtataagtggaataaacccctccagaCTGTCCTGTTATTGGGAAGATAATGTAGCCCACTTCAGGGCTGGTTAAGCGACCCTCGGCTTTGCCtcggccgcatcaccacccccgtcgtACATGAAAGGAATAAACTtacagggcgacatagctcaggaggtaagagcagttgtctggcagtcagagggttgctggttcgatcccctgccctgggcgtgttgaagtgtacctgagcaagacacctaacccctaattgctcccaacaagctgattggtaccttgcatggcagcctttcaccgttggcgtgtgagtgtgtgtgtgaatgggtgaatgagaggcatcaattgtaaagcgctttggataaaagcgctatattaatgcagtccatttaccatttaccattaaaccacgacgggctgtcccgttattggaaaaccctctgaaatgggttttgaatgccagctagctttatgatagtgTGATGTCCAGAGGCTGTTCCAGCAGGCTGCGCCAgcatctcccagaatgcacggcGCGCTGACTTTTGTAAATAGTTTGTGTGggactgtaaattgtaaatatgtgtaaacAGTGAATTTAtcgtgtgtaaatatgtgttcttGTGCTAGCTGAATTGTGTTGGTtgcttttagtttagttttatatGTGTTACCCTGAGCGAATCAGCGGTGCTGTACAGGGGGGCTTCTCTGCTGTTCGCTATGGCGAAGTGTGAATCTGATGATTGTTTTACTTCTGGTTTTGTTTCTCAATGAAGTTTCATTGAGTTTTGAACAGACTCTGATCAGCTTCCTGATGGAGCTTTGTCTCGCTACAATAGTTTCGGCTTCACTTGTTATCTAGCCTATATTAAAATTtgtggttttaggtcagaatggtttCACAGCACGCGTGTTGTCccggctaactagctagctgactaTTGAATTGTCTTCAAAACAACGGAtaaaaatgcgtcccgtagccatgagttcaATGCGCAACGCCTATTCtattgtccaaataagggacgattccgatttgCAGGATGGTTGGCACCCAATTTTCATCTTCTTAAAGCAAtccatacatacagtacagggcAGTTTAGTCCTGATACAAAAGAGAACCCTGCAAAAAGGCTCATTTCAAGACTAAAACACAAGCGGGACATTCTTCTACATGGCAGGAAGGGGTTAGACATTGCTTAGAGcgagacaaaataaaaaaacagtaactATCACCTGACCAGTCATCACCACCTTTAAGAATGAAGACAAGTTAAATCATTGATATTGCACATACTGCAGCAAGACTTATAACAAAGTTAAATTCCTTTTTCTCTTCGCACACCTCATTGGCTGAGAGGTCACGACTGGGCAGTGGAGGACTGGCTTGCCAATGTCAGCACTGGAACAGTCTGGATTTGAAATGCACCCACCACGAAGCGAGGCACTTACAGCAAGAaccagcattttaaaaagaatgcattATTGAGGACCCAACGGTCCTCAATAATGCATTCTTGCATCATCATATGAAGGCTGTAATACTTTGCTGTGTGGATGCCAGGGAGAGTAGCATTATGGCGATGGACACACTCAATAGATCGCAGCTCAGAAATGGGCTCACCTCGTGCGTACTTGCAGATGAAGTTGTTTTTGGTGTCACAGTTGTCATCGTTCCACCGGAACATGTAGAGACCGGCCATGCCCGGGGATGCTGACGGCTGGTGgtacatcaccacacacacctcgtACCCGCAAGACGGCTCATCCCAATGCCAGTTCCTGGGGTCCATATCCAACACATGCGCACATTGCAGTGAACGTGAccatcacatgacacacacagcacagagcagagggcACATTTAAGACGCACTCATTCCTGCATATTATCTACATATGAACGCCAGTCGTGCGTAATACCTGAACGTGGCCTGGCTGCCGTCAAGCCAGTGATACTGTGCAGGACAGTCGTTGTTGCTTTCATGATGGCCCTGGCTCCTGCGCAGCCCGATCCAGAAGTCTCCGTCCGCAGCCCGCAGTTCCTGCACGAACCGCTCGATCAGTCGCTGCTCGTTCTCCGTCTCGATGCTCAGGAGCTCGCCGCCGTCGCTGTGGCAGACCCGCCGCGCTTCCTCGAAGTTCACCTTGTGATTACCATCCGGGAAGTATGCTATCTTGTAGCACGGCCGCTCCGTGCCGCGCAGGCAAATCTGCTGACCTTCGCGGAGGAAAGAGTCAGGAAACGGGCTGTGGATCCCAAAAACGGCGCACGCAACGCGCAACTCGTAACACTACTGGCGCACAACTGTATGTTACTATATGAACATCTTAAGTAATAATTTGTTGACACAAGACATAATGTTGCGcaactgaatgcattttaaaaaatatataggctacagttCTTCTGAAAATATATGGAAATACAACATTTTCTATGGAAGTAGATCGTATGAGAtactatatacagtaaaatCGTAACATTTCATAACTTTAAATTGCAGCAGGTTAAACAGACTTTATTTACAATAACCACCAATTCCACTCGTCTGATTTTACATTCACTACATAAtgtactgtagcctacatttaattAGGCGCATTTTCAGTTGTGAAGTTGTGAAGAACTGTTtccatctttttaaaatctatagCTACAGGCAGTGATCCTCATTCCGTGCTAGTAGTGTGCATTCAAATTATGATACAGCACCGCACTACATACCTCTAGGCGCATAGAAGTCCACTTTATGACAGCGAGGGTTGGTTGAAAAGACACGTGTTATTTACAATGAGAAAATACACCGAAAACTGCTTCTATCCAATGAAAATTAGCAAATCTAATATCGGTGAAAGGGAACCAAACTGAAATTTCCTCTCACGCAAATCCTCGCATTGACCCACTATACAATTTGATGCCTGTTCCACAATAAGCTGTGCAACAAAAGATCCGTTTCTACAAGTCAAAGGAACGAATCCACAACAGGATGTGTGCCAATAAAAGCCCACAGCTTTCTTCGTGGACCACCGACTTCTGAGAAGTGAAATGCTGTTTGGAATTTTAATATCGATCAATTTGCTATCGTTGACATAAAAGCTACATTCATTCCACACTTCCATTCCTTTCTAATATTAAAAGACGTCATAGAAAGCTAAGGCTAGCAGCAAACAAATCGACATTTCAAAAGCGTAAGTAGACAACTTTGATTTAATGGAACATATCTAATATTTAATAACACCCAATAATAACAGAGACCATGAAATATGCGTTTGTTCCTCGGTAGCCAACTTACCACTGAACAGTTTGGCTGCGAAGCCTTGGAAGCAGAAAAGAGTGAGTAGACTTCCAATCAGTTTCATAAAATCcatttcttcatattttcaaCAACGAAGGGCACCGAATCGATTAACGGTATTACAAGTAACGGGTAAAAACTTAGCACAAACAAAGCTTAAGTGTAGTTTTAATTTCTCCAAACTTCTGGTAGTAGAGTAGCCGACAGCCCCTTAGCTCTGTTGGCTGAGCGCTGCCGTGGTggaggtgcagtcagagtggAACGAAGTCTGGGAGCAAAACAGCGCGTCAGATCAAAGCCAAACGTCATCCTTTTAGGACTTCAGGAGGGAAGTTATAGCCTACGTTAACGCGAAAATCCTGCCTCTAAGCCTGCTATCAACATCAAACGGTCATTCGATCCGACGCTAGTCGGGCCCGAGAAACTACTGGCATGGCATGCAGGTTTATAATGTGTTCACGGACGACATTAATTTCGCCCCtccttcaaaaaataataaaatcaaataaataataagggaTATACAGGCctactttcacacacaccaaagcaTTCAGAGTAAACTCAactgtaaaataatacatacacaGTGTCTTGCACAATGAATTGAGACGCGCATCATCCAATTATTTTATCGGAATCCGTCAAAAACCAGTTGTACTAATTCAAAGTAATTTAATCAACCCCAACATCAGTACATTTTGGACTGATGCAATTTCATTGTGATGTCAATTTTTTGAGAAGAATGTTTTAATAGAATTCTCAGTGACAAAATTTTGCTTTGAGAAAGACATTAAACCCCTTTTCCTTCAATGGCTATACATGGTGTCAGTAGGCCTATCAATAACAGAATTGCAGTCAGCCAGAATTCTATGGGATGTGACAATCTTACTCACCGGATGTGGGAATTGAACTGAAAATCACCAGAATGCTGGGTATATTGTGAGAGTACACTGTCCTGCTACCATAATGACATTACTTGGTGCAACAGTAAGcttatttgtgaaaatatgtaaaatatgcaaGTTTCTCTCGCGACACCTTGGGAACAAGATTACAAACCAACCTAGCCTAAATTAACAATATGAAGGCCTACTGCTTCCCAACATATTTAGGCATTTAAAATAGTTCAGCAGGAAAAACTCCAAACATAATCAGTGTATTtctcacctttttttaaatttagtctTCAAAATTGCCCGCATTACCTTGAAACAACAGACTCTCTATGTGATGAGAAATTGTAATCTGCCCCAGCACAACTGCAAATACAAAGGATGGAACAAACAACTTTTGGGTTTCCTACCAAAACAGTTATGGATTGAAATTAGTAGTCATACATTAGTGTTACTTTGCTATTTagtaaaacagcacaaaaaaaatgatggtgGCAGCCAGCTTCAGCTTTGACAATAGGCAGTTTATTGCTGGCTCAGGGCTGGAGGCATCAGGGATGGTCGACATCATCAGAGAGGGGAATCTCCACATTTTCCTGAAGTGCCATTTCACGTTGGACTCACAGCCTCTTAACACATGAAGAACTCTTGACTCACAGCTGAATTGTGAAACTTAAAAACACTGATAAACATGTGATGTTcttttaattatataaatgtcTGCTTGAAAATAGTCCATAAGGCCCACCGAAAGTGTATTTACGAGGATGCCACAAATGCAcgtttttcccctttaaaactAAATCCACTTATTCTGTGTGATGTACAACTCCTGCATGAGTACACATCTTTTCTTCATTTCTGGTGATCAAGCGAAACAGGAATTCCTTCACAGGCCTGGCAGTTAATTACTACCCAGGGCTCACAGTATGATAGAGTTATGGCCAATCATTTGAAAAGAATCAATATTTCACCTTCGCGTACTACACAATCCCTACAACATGTCAATAaggacacagagcagaggggttTTCAGTGCCAAGTAATAACTTAAAAAGGATACTCATAAATATCAGGGCAAACAAAGCATACGAAGACTTTCAAGCAGATTAATAGCAAATCACTCCACTGATAACTGCTACTGATTTACACACTGAGGTACAATGAATTGGTAATTTCCAGAGATATAAAGATGCTACTAACATATAGCTGAGTCAGTGTTACCAGCAAGCTGGGAAGCCAATAATGTGATTGCTTTATCTTGTATtgataaaacaatataaaaccaTAAACCGTATTTTCGTGTGCAATACTGTTTCAGCATCACAAGATAAAGCCCTCCCATATTTATTTAGAATTAGCGATTAGCATCAGAATGAATTTCAGCTGACGGTATTTTGAATGTACGAGGTGTACAAGGCAGATATTAATTTCCCTGCTGTTTAGCACATGCCTGCGCTCCTCATAACCCAACTGGTTCTCCCAGCACGGACCTCTGGCCAAGCTGGATGCAACTCTGAATGCTGAGCCACCCCCTCATCTGTGCACTGCTTCGGAAAACAGTGTCTCTGGCAAACGAAAGTGCCGAGGACTTAGCGTGCTCCAacggaaacatttttaaatgaaaacctctGGCGGCTGCGGAGGGAGCCTAGCGTAATGTTTccattattatataaaatgacTGTTCTAACAAGCGATGACTGCTGAATATGCTATTGCTCACCAGAGAAGCACACGGAGGTAGAGGGAAACTGTTCTACACTCAGCTGACGCTTCAGCCTCTGATACTGTTTGGAGAAGATCGATAATCCCCACCTCTTTTTACCCTGGGTAAGAGATACTGGGGGATTAGAGGATGAGAGCAGGATTAGAGGGGGAAACCTGTATCAATTTAGATCTGAAGACTGAGTCAATTCCTGAAATAAAAATCCAATGGAGTCACTttctcagagcagagagacacCTTACAGTTAGGATTGATTTGTTTATGCCGTGCTAGTGCCCAATAATCCAATAAGGTAGCACAAACTTGGCCATAGTGACACCCAGAGAGGAACTGTGTCAGGTGGCTCAGTCATCTTTACTGCTTAACAGTGCATCtgctactgtgacatcacatggcGCAGTACATAATGCAGCTGACTCCAACCCATACACAAATCCCCCTGTGCAGCCAGGGGTCTGATTTCCCCGCAGGGcagtctctgtactgtgatcccctCTGCTTCCCCCATCTGAATCACAGAGCAGAAATACATAAGGGAGACTGTCCActctccaaataaataaataaataaataaatggagacGGTCCACTCTGAgttcacataaataaataaatcacagaatAAAGAAGACTTCACACACCAAAAGATGCCTTAAATACGCTAGAAGCGTTCAAATTTAATAGAAGACGAAAACAAAAGTTTCAACGTTAGCTTTGTTCAGTGTTCTACTAAATATTTATGCTTCTCAGCTGATGGATGGAACGGTGGTAGGAGGCTGTGGCTGGCAGCATGCAATTCAGAGGACAAGCACTGCATGCCTCTACTCAGGCCACCTGAGTAAGTACTTGGTAGGGGGTGTCATTGCAATGGGAGGGGCCTACATTTGTGCATTCTTGATTGTATGAATGCTGGGAAACACAATGTTGAGATGAGAGGCGCAGACAAGTCCAACAGCAACAAATGGCCAAGAAGGCCTCATAGCATTATTTTAACACCAGACTCTTCAGTAATTAAACTGTCCAACGGTTAGTTAATTAGACCATGGGGATATTTGTGCACAGCAAATAGTTTTACAATGAGCGATCAATGTATAACTAAATTATCATAATGacatattgtattgtattctgCTATTGTGGTAATTGCATCCAGTTGCAAGCATTTTAAAGTGGTTTCCATTAATCATTATCTCATCAAATTGCATTAAACTGCATTCGTATAAAGAGTATCATAACAGACTTTGTTAAAGTACAATAGATCAGCTGTAGCCTCCCAAATTGACCCTAATTATTGATCCACACTAAAATTTCTCGGCATTTAGCTGAAGTGACTTCCAGAGTCCAAGGCTTACAGTCCTCACATAAAATCCATTTGTACTGCTGggtatttactgcagtgattgaGGTTAAGTACCGTGTTCAAGGGCACGACGACGGGGCTCCACCTGGGAACGGCCTGCACAACCTGGGCCTCGTAAGCCCAGCTCCCTAACCAGCGCGCCACACCGGCTCCTGAGCGAAGCTTCACTCATAAGTGCTTACTGATGCTCAGGTCGGTTAGAACAGGGACGCGTGCCTGCGCTGAAACTCCATCTCTGTTATTTACCTCAGACGGTTCGATATACCCGAACATTCGGCGGATTTACGCTCCTGGCATTCCCAGGAATGGGCCAAGGCTAAATAGAGAGCCGCCACGGAGCAGAACGACTCAGAAGGAAGGTTAATTAGGAAAGAGGATTCCCATAAAATGGGTCTGCTTCCCTGGAGCCCAATATACATCTGGATTTCCAGGCTGAACGCTCTTCAGAGAACTATACCAAACCCGCAAAAAACAGCTCAAAAAgaagatttttatttcaacagagCTGCCTAGGAGTTCAGCCATGACGATTCAATGAGAGATGCAGAGCAGGGTGGAGCATTATAACTATGCCATCGATACTTTTTTGGATGATGACTTGAATAAAAGCAAGTGTCGCATTATGTCAATTAATCACAACGTTCTTATCTCAGAAACCATCACTAAATATTGTTTTGGCTTTAAGAGCAAGGAAAAGGATCTCGAAATGAAGGATTTTGCATCTAAAAATTAAGGACAGAGAGGAGTAATAGTTAGCAGCTAGGCTGGACTATCAATGTGACCAGTCTACAaatatatttgcacatttacaATCAGAAAACAATCTGGATCAAAAATTGTTGGAACCATATCTAATCAGGTGTCTCATTGCTTACAGCCAACGAAAGAGGATTCTATTCAACATCTCATGTGTTACAGTGACATCGAAGGGACCCCGGCCGGGCATCTCATTGGTCAGTCACAGACAAACAAGGGGTTTTAATCAACCGCCgagtgtacagtacacacacagcaaagcTGGGTGACCCGGTCACAGCCTCCGACGGGCAACCCTCACCAGACGTTTGATTGggtagctaaaaaaaataaagagctgAACCCACAGTctgttttcagttcattttgagTAAACCCAGCCAACCGAGGAAGCCAGAGTAaattgtgggggtggggatgggggtgggggtgcagggaaggggggagggctTGTGGGAAGAGGAGTGGTGCCAGCGGAACAGTGCTAAGCGATCCCACGTCttcaacaggaagtgagaaagaGGAACAAGGAAACGCGCTTTGTCAACAGCATGTTTCCTGTCCATCTccaccgcttttttttttttttttccatttctttccagTTACATTTCTAAAGCATTTCTACTTTGCcattaaaagaacaaaactacTGGACAAGAATTATTTGGGCGTGGTA encodes:
- the laynb gene encoding layilin isoform X2; the encoded protein is MDFMKLIGSLLTLFCFQGFAAKLFSGQQICLRGTERPCYKIAYFPDGNHKVNFEEARRVCHSDGGELLSIETENEQRLIERFVQELRAADGDFWIGLRRSQGHHESNNDCPAQYHWLDGSQATFRNWHWDEPSCGYEVCVVMYHQPSASPGMAGLYMFRWNDDNCDTKNNFICKYAREKLPVSTTAANGTHTDAPNISLRPNFPPDTLEDEKKVVVSESANNALNITYIVLPTIPLAVLLLVTSAVLCFKLIARRRKEQASACPKDTRFCVPEGGCSSPPSQDVYQVIGRQHHTDLAGTRPDARSTSFRRPSPEALCHDYDNPVSQRSESGFVTNDIYEPCQGRGRPYREAGWVENEIYGY
- the laynb gene encoding layilin isoform X1, producing the protein MDFMKLIGSLLTLFCFQGFAAKLFSVDFYAPRGQQICLRGTERPCYKIAYFPDGNHKVNFEEARRVCHSDGGELLSIETENEQRLIERFVQELRAADGDFWIGLRRSQGHHESNNDCPAQYHWLDGSQATFRNWHWDEPSCGYEVCVVMYHQPSASPGMAGLYMFRWNDDNCDTKNNFICKYAREKLPVSTTAANGTHTDAPNISLRPNFPPDTLEDEKKVVVSESANNALNITYIVLPTIPLAVLLLVTSAVLCFKLIARRRKEQASACPKDTRFCVPEGGCSSPPSQDVYQVIGRQHHTDLAGTRPDARSTSFRRPSPEALCHDYDNPVSQRSESGFVTNDIYEPCQGRGRPYREAGWVENEIYGY